CAGACCGGCAGCGATGTTGCGGTTGATCTCGATCAGCGGACGGAAGTGATCGAACTGCGGGCTCATCTGCAGCGCGGCGGTCTGGCTCAGCACGAACACGCTGATGTTGGCGATCTTCTGCCGGACGTCGATCGGCTGCGGATTGTTGTCGCGCATCGCCTCGCTCAGGAAGATGGTCCAGAGCTTGCGGTTGAACATCAGGGCCTGCATGGTCTGCTCGCTGAGCGGATCGGCGTTGTTCACCGCATCCTGGAGCTTGTTCGCGGCCTTGAGCAGGGTCTGCGCCTCGATGTCGCGAGGAGATGCAGTGGTCGTTGCAACGCGCGCGTAAGCCGAGGCAGCGGAATTCGACATCAATCACACCCTGGAGGTTACCTAGCGCGTTGGAAGCGCTTAAGGATTTCTTTTCCAACCCTAGGCAGCACCGCTTAAGATTTGCTTACGTGTGTGCTTGGAAGCACTCCGGATAATTACGGGTCGCGGAGCTCTTCCGTCGGCGCAACGCTAGATCCACGCACGCACGATGTAAACTCGCTCGCGTGATACGTGTCGATCTCAGCTAATCTTGTCTTAGCGGTCTCCCTCAAAAGAACGGCGGAGCCTTAGCCCCGCCGCGATATATCGTATGGCGATCTTGCGCCGCGAAATTAGCGGAGCAGCTGCAGCACGCTCTGTTGCGACTGGTTGGCCAGCGACAGCGCGGACACCGCGATCGACTGGCGGGTCGACAGCGCCTGGCTGTTGGCCGCTTCCTCGTTGGTGTCGGCCAGCGTCAAATTGGACGAGCCGGTCTGCAGCACGTTGATCAGGTTCTTGGAGAAATCCTGACGCACCTGCACGATCGAGAGGTTCGAACCGAGCGATGATCCTTCCGAGCGCAGCCTGCTCGAGGCGGCATTCAGGCTGGCCAGCACCTTGTTGGTGGCGCCGTTGTCGATGAAGTCCGTGCCGGGAACGAGATTGCTGAGGCCGAGGCCGGCCGCGTTGAACACGACGCCGTTGATGCCGAGCGTGGAGCTGCCGTTCTCGTTGAAGACCAGCTTCAGCGTGTCGCCGTTCAGCAGGTTGATGCCGTTGAAGGACGAGTCCTGCGAGGTCGTGTCGATCTGCGCCAGGATGTTGTTGAACTGGCTGACAAGGCTCGAACGCGCCGTTTGCGCGACGGGATCCTGGACCGGCGGCTGCGCGGTGGTGAAGGCGAGCACGCCGGTGAGCGTACCGCCGACCGCGCCGCCCGCGGCAGTCGACCCGAGGGTCGAAGACGCGTATTCGTTGACGGTGGTGACGGTCAGCACGCCGTTGGCATCGATCGTCGCCGTCAGATGATTGGCTTGCAGCTGCACGTTGAGCTGATCGAGCGTCTTGACGGTGCCGTTGGTGCCGTCGCCGAAGGTGACGTTCACCGGCGTGCCGCCGTTGAAGGACGAGAAGGTCAGAGTCTTGCCGCTGACGCCGCCAACACCCGAGGTGCGCGCCGCGGTGAAGGCGGTCGCCGTTCCCGTGTTACCGCTGAGTCCGAACGAGCTGAGGGCGTTGCCGGTGCCGGTGATCGAAAGATCGGAGTTGATACCGGTGGAGAGCGCAAGCTGACCGCTGCTGTTGACCGACGACGGGATCTGGCCCGCAGTGGTCGACAGCGTCGCCGCGCCGTTGAAGATGCTCGCGGTCTTGACGCCGGTGGCGAGGTCGACCGCATTGAGCAGGTCGGTCAGTGTCGCGCTCTGGATATAGACGGTCGAGTTGCCGTTGCCGTCGGTGACGACG
The sequence above is drawn from the Bradyrhizobium amphicarpaeae genome and encodes:
- the flaF gene encoding flagellar biosynthesis regulator FlaF — protein: MSNSAASAYARVATTTASPRDIEAQTLLKAANKLQDAVNNADPLSEQTMQALMFNRKLWTIFLSEAMRDNNPQPIDVRQKIANISVFVLSQTAALQMSPQFDHFRPLIEINRNIAAGLSGRP